From Cyprinus carpio isolate SPL01 chromosome A7, ASM1834038v1, whole genome shotgun sequence, a single genomic window includes:
- the LOC109095033 gene encoding leucine-rich repeat and calponin homology domain-containing protein 4-like isoform X3 encodes MAAGDGAQLPATVAASRSVEKALEEAASSGALILSNRKLKEFPRTAKNYDLSDITHADLSKNRLWEVSEEVCQFVSLETLSLYNNCVRSLTPSTHKHKHLTYLNLSRNQLSSLPPSVCQLPLLRVLIVSNNKLSAIPASIHTLIHLRQLDVSCNELQSLPVELGQLECIRDLNLRRNQLTTLPEELSELPLVRLDVSCNRISHVPVCYRHLRHLQSIILDNNPLQMPPAQICSKGKFHIFKYLNMEACKRTQDQFEKALRPTAFNSCLDQDLFPGQYSGLDSGFNSVDSVSKRWSGNESADDFSERSLRLADICREHTNFLEEEERNTLLDTPKVNGDLGQVDFIDNSVTEEEQERCHPPLTEPPQEKSESSSSTRSQSPESTCSSLQKMTVKTGSNLASTTKHGGTGSVSGGDSDSNSPPNGLKQRCASADPVSPSSHSGSLQRSISRTDASSVKPCSPPGSAPKPNSFLFRTSSRCNVKSGSGNSLAESGRSDSSSTLRSPREERTDILQLRKILESRLKISLPEDLGEALSNGTVLCQLANHVRPRSVSIIHIPSPAVPKLSAAKCRLNVENFIAACRRLGVPEMELCLASDILCRKLPAVHRCVTALLAIAGGEEEVNEDNTGTSPSVSPTSPFSTGFLLFYSLLMALLYLFYCLLTA; translated from the exons ACCTGTCAAAGAACCGGCTCTGGGAGGTGTCAGAGGAGGTGTGTCAGTTTGTCTCTCTGGAGACACTCAGCCTGTACAATAACTGTGTGCGATCCCTCACAcccagcacacacaaacacaaacacctcaCCTACCTCAAcctcag TCGTAACCAGCTGTCCAGTCTACCGCCGTCAGTATGTCAGCTCCCTCTCCTGCGGGTGCTCATCGTCAGCAACAACAAGTTATCAGCCATACCGGCCTCCATTCACACACTCATACACCTGCGACAACTG GATGTGAGCTGTAATGAGCTGCAGTCACTTCCTGTTGAGCTCGGCCAGTTAGAATGTATAAGGGATTTAAATCTGAGAAGAAACCAGCTCACAACTTTACCAGAAG AGCTGTCAGAGCTGCCCCTTGTCCGTCTGGATGTGTCGTGCAACCGCATATCTCACGTGCCTGTGTGCTACCGTCATCTCCGGCACCTCCAAAGCATCATCCTTGACAACAACCCCCTCCAAATGCCCCCCGCCCAGATCTGCTCCAAAGGGAAGTTCCACATCTTCAAATATCTGAACATGGAGGCCTGCAAAAGGACTCAGGATCAGTTTGAGAAAGCTCTGCGGCCCACCGCCTTCAACAGCTG TCTGGATCAGGACCTGTTCCCCGGTCAGTACAGTGGCCTGGATTCTGGCTTTAACAGCGTGGACAGTGTTAGCAAAAGATGGTCAGGAAATGAG tctGCTGATGATTTCTCGGAACGGTCGCTGAGGCTCGCGGACATTTGCCGCGAACACACAAATTTtctggaggaagaggagagaaaTACATTGCTAGACACACCCAAAG TGAATGGAGACCTGGGGCAAGTGGATTTTATAGACAACAGTGTAACGGAGGAAGAACAGGAGAGGTGTCACCCTCCGCTTACAGAGCCCCCTCAG GAAAAGAGTGAAAGTTCCAGCAGCACTCGGTCCCAGAGCCCCGAGTCTACATGCAGCAG TTTGCAGAAGATGACTGTAAAAACAGGAAGTAACTTGGCGTCAACGACAAAGCACGGAGGAACAGGAAGTGTTTCAGG TGGTGATTCTGATAGCAACTCTCCACCCAATGGCCTGAAACAGAGATGTGCA AGTGCAGATCCGGTTTCTCCATCCTCTCATTCGGGGTCTTTACAGCGCTCCATCAGTCGCACAG ATGCATCCTCTGTGAAGCCGTGTTCTCCTCCAGGTTCTGCTCCCAAACCCAACAGCTTCTTATTCCGCACATCCTCACGCTGCAACGTCAAGTCAG gatcaggaaacagtttGGCGGAGTCTGGCCGCAGTGACTCCAGCTCCACACTCAGATCCCCTCGAGAGGAGAGAACAGACATCTTGCAACTGCGTAAA ATTCTGGAGTCACGTCTGAAGATCTCTCTGCCTGAGGATCTGGGAGAGGCGTTGTCCAATGGCACAGTTCTCTGCCAGTTGGCCAATCACGTGCGACCTCGTTCTGTGTCAATCATCCACATCCCCTCACCGGCGGTG CCAAAGCTGAGTGCTGCCAAGTGCCGCCTCAATGTCGAAAACTTCATTGCCGCATGTCGTAGACTGGGAGTCCCCGAG atgGAGTTGTGTTTAGCGTCTGATATCCTGTGCAGGAAGCTACCTGCAGTGCACCGCTGTGTGACGGCGCTCCTGGCAATagcaggaggagaggaggaggtgAACGAGGACAACACTGGCacctctccctctgtctctcctACCTCCCCTTTCTCCACCGGCTTCCTGCTCTTCTACTCTCTCCTCATGGCATTGCTCTATCTGTTCTACTGCCTCCTTACAGCATAG
- the LOC109095033 gene encoding leucine-rich repeat and calponin homology domain-containing protein 4-like isoform X2, whose product MAAGDGAQLPATVAASRSVEKALEEAASSGALILSNRKLKEFPRTAKNYDLSDITHADLSKNRLWEVSEEVCQFVSLETLSLYNNCVRSLTPSTHKHKHLTYLNLSRNQLSSLPPSVCQLPLLRVLIVSNNKLSAIPASIHTLIHLRQLDVSCNELQSLPVELGQLECIRDLNLRRNQLTTLPEELSELPLVRLDVSCNRISHVPVCYRHLRHLQSIILDNNPLQMPPAQICSKGKFHIFKYLNMEACKRTQDQFEKALRPTAFNSCLDQDLFPGQYSGLDSGFNSVDSVSKRWSGNESADDFSERSLRLADICREHTNFLEEEERNTLLDTPKVNGDLGQVDFIDNSVTEEEQERCHPPLTEPPQEKSESSSSTRSQSPESTCSRIFVIGDGSDSGSPSSPTLEERRRPGNLLIWQERERAQQQRDRASTTLQKMTVKTGSNLASTTKHGGTGSVSGGDSDSNSPPNGLKQRCASADPVSPSSHSGSLQRSISRTDASSVKPCSPPGSAPKPNSFLFRTSSRCNVKSGSGNSLAESGRSDSSSTLRSPREERTDILQLRKILESRLKISLPEDLGEALSNGTVLCQLANHVRPRSVSIIHIPSPAVPKLSAAKCRLNVENFIAACRRLGVPEDTLCPPQLILEEEGLTRIAQTVQALLELPTSGSRRSSRQDPSGLPLQSTTQNQDAASY is encoded by the exons ACCTGTCAAAGAACCGGCTCTGGGAGGTGTCAGAGGAGGTGTGTCAGTTTGTCTCTCTGGAGACACTCAGCCTGTACAATAACTGTGTGCGATCCCTCACAcccagcacacacaaacacaaacacctcaCCTACCTCAAcctcag TCGTAACCAGCTGTCCAGTCTACCGCCGTCAGTATGTCAGCTCCCTCTCCTGCGGGTGCTCATCGTCAGCAACAACAAGTTATCAGCCATACCGGCCTCCATTCACACACTCATACACCTGCGACAACTG GATGTGAGCTGTAATGAGCTGCAGTCACTTCCTGTTGAGCTCGGCCAGTTAGAATGTATAAGGGATTTAAATCTGAGAAGAAACCAGCTCACAACTTTACCAGAAG AGCTGTCAGAGCTGCCCCTTGTCCGTCTGGATGTGTCGTGCAACCGCATATCTCACGTGCCTGTGTGCTACCGTCATCTCCGGCACCTCCAAAGCATCATCCTTGACAACAACCCCCTCCAAATGCCCCCCGCCCAGATCTGCTCCAAAGGGAAGTTCCACATCTTCAAATATCTGAACATGGAGGCCTGCAAAAGGACTCAGGATCAGTTTGAGAAAGCTCTGCGGCCCACCGCCTTCAACAGCTG TCTGGATCAGGACCTGTTCCCCGGTCAGTACAGTGGCCTGGATTCTGGCTTTAACAGCGTGGACAGTGTTAGCAAAAGATGGTCAGGAAATGAG tctGCTGATGATTTCTCGGAACGGTCGCTGAGGCTCGCGGACATTTGCCGCGAACACACAAATTTtctggaggaagaggagagaaaTACATTGCTAGACACACCCAAAG TGAATGGAGACCTGGGGCAAGTGGATTTTATAGACAACAGTGTAACGGAGGAAGAACAGGAGAGGTGTCACCCTCCGCTTACAGAGCCCCCTCAG GAAAAGAGTGAAAGTTCCAGCAGCACTCGGTCCCAGAGCCCCGAGTCTACATGCAGCAG GATATTTGTGATTGGAGATGGTTCAGACTCCGGCTCACCATCCAGTCCTACTTTAGAGGAGAGGAGGAGACCTGGAAACCTGCTCATctggcaggagagagagagagcccagCAGCAGAGAGACAGAGCTAGCACCAC TTTGCAGAAGATGACTGTAAAAACAGGAAGTAACTTGGCGTCAACGACAAAGCACGGAGGAACAGGAAGTGTTTCAGG TGGTGATTCTGATAGCAACTCTCCACCCAATGGCCTGAAACAGAGATGTGCA AGTGCAGATCCGGTTTCTCCATCCTCTCATTCGGGGTCTTTACAGCGCTCCATCAGTCGCACAG ATGCATCCTCTGTGAAGCCGTGTTCTCCTCCAGGTTCTGCTCCCAAACCCAACAGCTTCTTATTCCGCACATCCTCACGCTGCAACGTCAAGTCAG gatcaggaaacagtttGGCGGAGTCTGGCCGCAGTGACTCCAGCTCCACACTCAGATCCCCTCGAGAGGAGAGAACAGACATCTTGCAACTGCGTAAA ATTCTGGAGTCACGTCTGAAGATCTCTCTGCCTGAGGATCTGGGAGAGGCGTTGTCCAATGGCACAGTTCTCTGCCAGTTGGCCAATCACGTGCGACCTCGTTCTGTGTCAATCATCCACATCCCCTCACCGGCGGTG CCAAAGCTGAGTGCTGCCAAGTGCCGCCTCAATGTCGAAAACTTCATTGCCGCATGTCGTAGACTGGGAGTCCCCGAG GACACACTGTGTCCGCCGCAGCTGATTCTGGAGGAAGAGGGGCTCACGCGCATCGCTCAGACCGTTCAGGCACTTTTGGAGTTGCCTACGTCAGGTTCCCGTCGCTCATCCCGTCAGGACCCCTCAGGGCTTCCTCTTCAATCCACGACTCAAAATCAAGATGCTGCCTCCTATTGA
- the LOC109095033 gene encoding leucine-rich repeat and calponin homology domain-containing protein 4-like isoform X1 encodes MAAGDGAQLPATVAASRSVEKALEEAASSGALILSNRKLKEFPRTAKNYDLSDITHADLSKNRLWEVSEEVCQFVSLETLSLYNNCVRSLTPSTHKHKHLTYLNLSRNQLSSLPPSVCQLPLLRVLIVSNNKLSAIPASIHTLIHLRQLDVSCNELQSLPVELGQLECIRDLNLRRNQLTTLPEELSELPLVRLDVSCNRISHVPVCYRHLRHLQSIILDNNPLQMPPAQICSKGKFHIFKYLNMEACKRTQDQFEKALRPTAFNSCLDQDLFPGQYSGLDSGFNSVDSVSKRWSGNESADDFSERSLRLADICREHTNFLEEEERNTLLDTPKVNGDLGQVDFIDNSVTEEEQERCHPPLTEPPQEKSESSSSTRSQSPESTCSRIFVIGDGSDSGSPSSPTLEERRRPGNLLIWQERERAQQQRDRASTTLQKMTVKTGSNLASTTKHGGTGSVSGGDSDSNSPPNGLKQRCASADPVSPSSHSGSLQRSISRTDASSVKPCSPPGSAPKPNSFLFRTSSRCNVKSGSGNSLAESGRSDSSSTLRSPREERTDILQLRKILESRLKISLPEDLGEALSNGTVLCQLANHVRPRSVSIIHIPSPAVPKLSAAKCRLNVENFIAACRRLGVPEMELCLASDILCRKLPAVHRCVTALLAIAGGEEEVNEDNTGTSPSVSPTSPFSTGFLLFYSLLMALLYLFYCLLTA; translated from the exons ACCTGTCAAAGAACCGGCTCTGGGAGGTGTCAGAGGAGGTGTGTCAGTTTGTCTCTCTGGAGACACTCAGCCTGTACAATAACTGTGTGCGATCCCTCACAcccagcacacacaaacacaaacacctcaCCTACCTCAAcctcag TCGTAACCAGCTGTCCAGTCTACCGCCGTCAGTATGTCAGCTCCCTCTCCTGCGGGTGCTCATCGTCAGCAACAACAAGTTATCAGCCATACCGGCCTCCATTCACACACTCATACACCTGCGACAACTG GATGTGAGCTGTAATGAGCTGCAGTCACTTCCTGTTGAGCTCGGCCAGTTAGAATGTATAAGGGATTTAAATCTGAGAAGAAACCAGCTCACAACTTTACCAGAAG AGCTGTCAGAGCTGCCCCTTGTCCGTCTGGATGTGTCGTGCAACCGCATATCTCACGTGCCTGTGTGCTACCGTCATCTCCGGCACCTCCAAAGCATCATCCTTGACAACAACCCCCTCCAAATGCCCCCCGCCCAGATCTGCTCCAAAGGGAAGTTCCACATCTTCAAATATCTGAACATGGAGGCCTGCAAAAGGACTCAGGATCAGTTTGAGAAAGCTCTGCGGCCCACCGCCTTCAACAGCTG TCTGGATCAGGACCTGTTCCCCGGTCAGTACAGTGGCCTGGATTCTGGCTTTAACAGCGTGGACAGTGTTAGCAAAAGATGGTCAGGAAATGAG tctGCTGATGATTTCTCGGAACGGTCGCTGAGGCTCGCGGACATTTGCCGCGAACACACAAATTTtctggaggaagaggagagaaaTACATTGCTAGACACACCCAAAG TGAATGGAGACCTGGGGCAAGTGGATTTTATAGACAACAGTGTAACGGAGGAAGAACAGGAGAGGTGTCACCCTCCGCTTACAGAGCCCCCTCAG GAAAAGAGTGAAAGTTCCAGCAGCACTCGGTCCCAGAGCCCCGAGTCTACATGCAGCAG GATATTTGTGATTGGAGATGGTTCAGACTCCGGCTCACCATCCAGTCCTACTTTAGAGGAGAGGAGGAGACCTGGAAACCTGCTCATctggcaggagagagagagagcccagCAGCAGAGAGACAGAGCTAGCACCAC TTTGCAGAAGATGACTGTAAAAACAGGAAGTAACTTGGCGTCAACGACAAAGCACGGAGGAACAGGAAGTGTTTCAGG TGGTGATTCTGATAGCAACTCTCCACCCAATGGCCTGAAACAGAGATGTGCA AGTGCAGATCCGGTTTCTCCATCCTCTCATTCGGGGTCTTTACAGCGCTCCATCAGTCGCACAG ATGCATCCTCTGTGAAGCCGTGTTCTCCTCCAGGTTCTGCTCCCAAACCCAACAGCTTCTTATTCCGCACATCCTCACGCTGCAACGTCAAGTCAG gatcaggaaacagtttGGCGGAGTCTGGCCGCAGTGACTCCAGCTCCACACTCAGATCCCCTCGAGAGGAGAGAACAGACATCTTGCAACTGCGTAAA ATTCTGGAGTCACGTCTGAAGATCTCTCTGCCTGAGGATCTGGGAGAGGCGTTGTCCAATGGCACAGTTCTCTGCCAGTTGGCCAATCACGTGCGACCTCGTTCTGTGTCAATCATCCACATCCCCTCACCGGCGGTG CCAAAGCTGAGTGCTGCCAAGTGCCGCCTCAATGTCGAAAACTTCATTGCCGCATGTCGTAGACTGGGAGTCCCCGAG atgGAGTTGTGTTTAGCGTCTGATATCCTGTGCAGGAAGCTACCTGCAGTGCACCGCTGTGTGACGGCGCTCCTGGCAATagcaggaggagaggaggaggtgAACGAGGACAACACTGGCacctctccctctgtctctcctACCTCCCCTTTCTCCACCGGCTTCCTGCTCTTCTACTCTCTCCTCATGGCATTGCTCTATCTGTTCTACTGCCTCCTTACAGCATAG